A single genomic interval of Cucumis sativus cultivar 9930 chromosome 5, Cucumber_9930_V3, whole genome shotgun sequence harbors:
- the LOC101216315 gene encoding PI-PLC X domain-containing protein At5g67130, translating into MKKPCFHINKLLSISLFLIFSLLLEAAVAAATCSNGPCKVGDQCSSSEDCGDGLYCFSCIPTFFGGSKCVRSTYTNQFKLLNNSLPFNKYAYLATHNSFAIEGEPSQTGVPRVTLNNQEDTVSQQLNNGVRAFMLDTYDFLGDVWLCHSFGGKCYNYTAFEPALNTLKEIEGFLEANTEEIVTLILEDYVQSPNGLTKVFTNAGLKKFWFPITNMPKNGEDWPRVSDMVANNQRLLVFTSNNTKEAAEGIAYQWNYMVENQYGNDGMKKGSCSNRGQSSRLDDKGKSLILMNYFPTVPLKIEACVDNSKNLLGMLQTCHGAAGNRWPNFVAVDFYKRSDGGGAFQALDTLNGELLCASQDIHSCVG; encoded by the exons ATGAAGAAACCCTGTTTTCATATCAACAAACTTCTAAGTATTTCATTATTCCTCATCTTCTCATTACTTCTTGAAGCAGCAGTAGCTGCAGCAACCTGCTCCAATGGACCTTGCAAg GTGGGGGATCAATGTTCTTCAAGTGAAGATTGTGGAGATGGACTGTACTGTTTTTCATGTATACCAACATTCTTTGGTGGCTCCAAATGTGTTAGATCTACTTATACCaatcaattcaaacttttg AATAATTCATTGCCATTCAATAAGTATGCATATCTAGCAACCCACAATTCATTTGCTATTGAAGGAGAGCCCTCTCAAACAGGAGTTCCACGAGTTACTCTTAACAATCAAGAGGACACAGTTTCTCAACAACTTAAT AATGGAGTTAGAGCTTTCATGTTGGATACCTATGATTTTCTTGGAGATGTTTGGCTATGCCATTCCTTTGGAGGAAAATGCTACAACTACACTGCATTT GAACCAGCACTAAACACACTGAAGGAAATAGAGGGTTTTTTAGAAGCAAACACCGAAGAGATTGTCACGTTGATCTTAGAAGATTATGTTCAGTCTCCCAATGGATTGACCAAGGTATTCACCAATGCCGGGCTAAAGAAATTTTGGTTTCCGATCACGAACATGCCAAAGAATGGTGAGGATTGGCCTCGAGTCTCTGACATGGTTGCTAACAACCAAAGGTTGCTTGTTTTCACATCAAATAACACAAAGGAAGCAGCAGAGGGAATAGCATATCAATGGAATTACATGGTTGAAAATCAGT ATGGGAATGATGGAATGAAAAAAGGGAGTTGTTCAAACAGGGGACAATCATCAAGACTTGATGACAAGGGAAAATCACTAATCTTAATGAACTATTTTCCAACAGTTCCATTAAAGATAGAAGCATGTGTGGACAATTCTAAGAATTTATTGGGCATGCTTCAAACTTGTCATGGGGCAGCTGGTAACAGATGGCCCAATTTTGTGGCTGTTGATTTCTACAAG AGAAGTGATGGAGGAGGGGCATTTCAAGCTTTGGATACTTTGAATGGGGAGCTCTTGTGTGCTTCACAGGACATTCATTCATGTGTGGGGTAA
- the LOC101206140 gene encoding solute carrier family 25 member 44 isoform X2, which translates to MRMVRDFNRLVKLRSTGTRAGLFTGITVALYPVSVVKTRMQVAVKDSAERNALSVIKGLLKNDGVPGLYRGFGTVITGAIPARIIFLTALETTKVGAYKLVEPFKFSEPTQAALANGLAGMTASLFSQAVFVPIDVISQKLMVQGYSGNTRYTGGLDVARKLIKSNGIRGLYKGFGLSVMTYSPSSAVWWASYGASQRVIWRFLGQNSASEKFSPSHSQLISVQAAGGIIAGATASCITTPLDTIKTRLQVMGDKGKTARQIVESLIAEDGWKGFYRGLGPRFFSMSAWGTSMILAYEYLKRLCAKDEQT; encoded by the exons ATGCGAATGGTTCGCGATTTCAATCGTTTGGTCAAACTGAGATCAACTGGGACAA GAGCTGGCCTCTTCACTGGGATTACTGTTGCACTGTACCCTGTTTCTGTTGTGAAAACAAGGATGCAGGTCGCTGTAAAGGATTCTGCCGAGAGAAATGCCCTGTCTGTTATCAAAGGCTTACTGAAGAATGATGGGGTTCCTGGTCTTTATAGAGGGTTTGGCACAGTAATCACTGGTGCAATTCCTGCAAGGATCATCTTTCTTACTGCTTTAGAGACTACCAAAGTGGGAGCCTATAAACTGGTTGAGCCATTTAAATTTTCTGAACCTACACAGGCTGCTTTGGCAAATGGGTTAGCTGGCATGACTGCATCACTTTTTTCTCAAGCTGTTTTCGTTCCAATTGATGTG ATTAGTCAAAAGCTAATGGTTCAAGGATACTCCGGAAATACAAGATATACTGGGGGTTTAGATGTTGCTCGTAAACTGATAAAGTCTAATGGGATTCGGGGACTGTATAAAGGTTTTGGGTTATCTGTTATGACCTACTCTCCATCTAGTGCTGTATGGTGGGCAAGTTATGGTGCAAGTCAACGCGTCATCTGGAG GTTCTTAGGTCAAAACTCTGCTTCAGAGAAATTTTCTCCCAGCCATTCCCAACTTATTTCAGTTCAAGCTGCGGGTGGAATAATTGCAGGTGCAACAGCTTCCTGCATTACAACACCATTGGACACTATAAAGACTCGCTTACAG GTGATGGGCGATAAAGGGAAGACAGCTAGACAAATTGTTGAAAGCTTAATCGCTGAGGATGGGTGGAAAGGTTTTTATAGGGGGCTTGGTCCTCGGTTCTTCAGCATGTCTGCCTGGGGAACATCGATGATATTGGCCTACGAGTACTTGA AGCGGTTGTGTGCAAAAGATGAACAGACTTGA
- the LOC101206140 gene encoding solute carrier family 25 member 44 isoform X1: MNANGSRFQSFGQTEINWDKLDKAKFYGVGAGLFTGITVALYPVSVVKTRMQVAVKDSAERNALSVIKGLLKNDGVPGLYRGFGTVITGAIPARIIFLTALETTKVGAYKLVEPFKFSEPTQAALANGLAGMTASLFSQAVFVPIDVISQKLMVQGYSGNTRYTGGLDVARKLIKSNGIRGLYKGFGLSVMTYSPSSAVWWASYGASQRVIWRFLGQNSASEKFSPSHSQLISVQAAGGIIAGATASCITTPLDTIKTRLQVMGDKGKTARQIVESLIAEDGWKGFYRGLGPRFFSMSAWGTSMILAYEYLKRLCAKDEQT, encoded by the exons ATGAATGCGAATGGTTCGCGATTTCAATCGTTTGGTCAAACTGAGATCAACTGGGACAA GCTTgataaagcaaaattttatggCGTAGGAGCTGGCCTCTTCACTGGGATTACTGTTGCACTGTACCCTGTTTCTGTTGTGAAAACAAGGATGCAGGTCGCTGTAAAGGATTCTGCCGAGAGAAATGCCCTGTCTGTTATCAAAGGCTTACTGAAGAATGATGGGGTTCCTGGTCTTTATAGAGGGTTTGGCACAGTAATCACTGGTGCAATTCCTGCAAGGATCATCTTTCTTACTGCTTTAGAGACTACCAAAGTGGGAGCCTATAAACTGGTTGAGCCATTTAAATTTTCTGAACCTACACAGGCTGCTTTGGCAAATGGGTTAGCTGGCATGACTGCATCACTTTTTTCTCAAGCTGTTTTCGTTCCAATTGATGTG ATTAGTCAAAAGCTAATGGTTCAAGGATACTCCGGAAATACAAGATATACTGGGGGTTTAGATGTTGCTCGTAAACTGATAAAGTCTAATGGGATTCGGGGACTGTATAAAGGTTTTGGGTTATCTGTTATGACCTACTCTCCATCTAGTGCTGTATGGTGGGCAAGTTATGGTGCAAGTCAACGCGTCATCTGGAG GTTCTTAGGTCAAAACTCTGCTTCAGAGAAATTTTCTCCCAGCCATTCCCAACTTATTTCAGTTCAAGCTGCGGGTGGAATAATTGCAGGTGCAACAGCTTCCTGCATTACAACACCATTGGACACTATAAAGACTCGCTTACAG GTGATGGGCGATAAAGGGAAGACAGCTAGACAAATTGTTGAAAGCTTAATCGCTGAGGATGGGTGGAAAGGTTTTTATAGGGGGCTTGGTCCTCGGTTCTTCAGCATGTCTGCCTGGGGAACATCGATGATATTGGCCTACGAGTACTTGA AGCGGTTGTGTGCAAAAGATGAACAGACTTGA
- the LOC101206140 gene encoding solute carrier family 25 member 44 isoform X3, whose product MQVAVKDSAERNALSVIKGLLKNDGVPGLYRGFGTVITGAIPARIIFLTALETTKVGAYKLVEPFKFSEPTQAALANGLAGMTASLFSQAVFVPIDVISQKLMVQGYSGNTRYTGGLDVARKLIKSNGIRGLYKGFGLSVMTYSPSSAVWWASYGASQRVIWRFLGQNSASEKFSPSHSQLISVQAAGGIIAGATASCITTPLDTIKTRLQVMGDKGKTARQIVESLIAEDGWKGFYRGLGPRFFSMSAWGTSMILAYEYLKRLCAKDEQT is encoded by the exons ATGCAGGTCGCTGTAAAGGATTCTGCCGAGAGAAATGCCCTGTCTGTTATCAAAGGCTTACTGAAGAATGATGGGGTTCCTGGTCTTTATAGAGGGTTTGGCACAGTAATCACTGGTGCAATTCCTGCAAGGATCATCTTTCTTACTGCTTTAGAGACTACCAAAGTGGGAGCCTATAAACTGGTTGAGCCATTTAAATTTTCTGAACCTACACAGGCTGCTTTGGCAAATGGGTTAGCTGGCATGACTGCATCACTTTTTTCTCAAGCTGTTTTCGTTCCAATTGATGTG ATTAGTCAAAAGCTAATGGTTCAAGGATACTCCGGAAATACAAGATATACTGGGGGTTTAGATGTTGCTCGTAAACTGATAAAGTCTAATGGGATTCGGGGACTGTATAAAGGTTTTGGGTTATCTGTTATGACCTACTCTCCATCTAGTGCTGTATGGTGGGCAAGTTATGGTGCAAGTCAACGCGTCATCTGGAG GTTCTTAGGTCAAAACTCTGCTTCAGAGAAATTTTCTCCCAGCCATTCCCAACTTATTTCAGTTCAAGCTGCGGGTGGAATAATTGCAGGTGCAACAGCTTCCTGCATTACAACACCATTGGACACTATAAAGACTCGCTTACAG GTGATGGGCGATAAAGGGAAGACAGCTAGACAAATTGTTGAAAGCTTAATCGCTGAGGATGGGTGGAAAGGTTTTTATAGGGGGCTTGGTCCTCGGTTCTTCAGCATGTCTGCCTGGGGAACATCGATGATATTGGCCTACGAGTACTTGA AGCGGTTGTGTGCAAAAGATGAACAGACTTGA